Proteins encoded by one window of Lutibacter sp. A64:
- a CDS encoding T9SS type A sorting domain-containing protein: protein MKQKLLFTNLLLLFFIQILQAQNSSSTYLVRATTGVAGSSENVAINNQNYVVQQSFGQAGAIGTFSTENYTIRQGFIQPDVLAKIRDTSIPLNLEAIIYPNPFIESVTISFSEQITDKVDVAVFDILGRLVFSKNYTADQNIQLQFNNLSVADYILKVTANNKQFVKKILKK from the coding sequence ATGAAACAAAAATTACTTTTCACGAATCTCTTACTTTTATTTTTTATTCAAATTTTACAAGCTCAAAACAGTTCCAGTACCTATTTAGTGCGCGCTACCACTGGAGTTGCTGGGTCTTCAGAAAATGTTGCGATAAACAACCAGAATTATGTTGTGCAACAAAGTTTTGGCCAAGCTGGTGCAATAGGCACGTTTAGTACTGAAAACTATACGATACGCCAAGGTTTTATTCAACCGGATGTATTGGCAAAAATTAGAGATACAAGCATTCCATTAAATTTAGAAGCTATTATTTATCCAAACCCTTTTATAGAAAGTGTTACCATTTCCTTTTCAGAACAAATAACAGACAAAGTAGATGTTGCTGTTTTTGATATATTGGGACGCTTGGTATTTTCAAAAAACTATACTGCCGATCAAAACATACAATTACAGTTTAACAATCTTTCAGTTGCTGATTACATTTTAAAGGTAACAGCCAACAACAAGCAATTTGTAAAAAAAATACTTAAAAAGTAA
- a CDS encoding RecQ family ATP-dependent DNA helicase, producing the protein MKSPLEILKTYWGYNQFRPPQDEIINSVINGENCVVLLPTGNGKSLCYQVPALVLNGVCIVISPLIALIKDQVESLTEKNIKAIALTSKLSQEEVIIAFDNLQFGGYKFLYLSPEKLQSPFIQEKIKQLQVSFIAIDEAHCISEWGHDFRPSYLKIPVLKELQPNTTFVALTATATQKVFEDITHNLEIEDATIFKKSLRRTNLIYKVIYTENYYANLIQILNYIKESVIIYTNNRKQTKEINKYLLQQNFKSTYYHGGLSVDEKNAAYESWIADKTPIMVATNAFGMGIDKPNVRVVIHLNIPNSLENYIQEAGRAGRDGKESYSLILTNNANLYDSEVRFKKNTPTTQYIKEVYFYLNQFFKISLGEQPLESFNFSIQEFCATYKLNILTTYNAIKVLERENVILLDENFTKKSTLKFTISNDQLFNYLEEYPSKNEFIKLILRSYGGIFEHYTIIDEYKLSKKLGISKKNVISILNDLNTNGIINYNFENSNSRLTFLVIREDNYTINSISKNIEKQYTLKYDKLKATIDFIKNTKTCRNIQLLSYFGETITEPCGKCDVCKSKNAPTETNTALLTKIIELLKVQDLSSQDLSVALKCNKEQLLNSLKILLEKNKIAITSQNKFKLKI; encoded by the coding sequence ATGAAATCACCTTTAGAAATATTAAAAACCTACTGGGGATACAACCAATTTAGACCACCACAAGATGAAATTATAAATTCTGTAATTAATGGTGAAAATTGTGTTGTTTTATTACCAACAGGAAATGGTAAATCTTTATGTTACCAAGTACCTGCATTGGTTCTAAACGGTGTTTGTATTGTTATTTCGCCATTAATTGCATTAATAAAAGACCAAGTAGAAAGTTTAACCGAAAAAAATATTAAAGCCATTGCTTTAACTTCTAAACTATCACAAGAAGAAGTTATTATTGCTTTTGACAATTTACAATTTGGAGGTTATAAATTCTTGTATTTATCACCCGAAAAATTACAATCTCCATTTATTCAAGAAAAAATAAAACAATTACAGGTGTCGTTTATAGCTATAGATGAAGCGCATTGTATCTCTGAATGGGGGCACGATTTTAGACCATCTTATTTAAAAATTCCTGTTCTAAAAGAATTACAACCAAATACTACATTTGTTGCCTTAACTGCTACAGCTACACAAAAAGTATTTGAAGATATTACACATAATTTAGAAATTGAAGATGCTACAATTTTTAAAAAATCTTTAAGACGGACTAACTTAATCTACAAGGTAATTTATACCGAGAATTACTATGCCAATTTAATTCAAATACTAAATTACATTAAAGAATCTGTTATAATTTACACCAATAATAGAAAGCAAACAAAAGAAATAAACAAGTATTTATTACAACAAAATTTTAAAAGCACCTATTATCACGGCGGCTTGTCTGTTGATGAAAAAAACGCAGCTTACGAAAGTTGGATTGCAGATAAAACACCAATTATGGTAGCTACAAATGCCTTTGGAATGGGAATAGACAAACCAAATGTGCGTGTTGTAATACATTTAAATATTCCAAATAGCTTAGAAAATTACATACAAGAAGCAGGAAGAGCTGGTAGAGATGGAAAAGAATCTTATTCATTAATATTAACAAATAATGCTAATTTATACGACTCTGAAGTTCGGTTTAAAAAAAACACACCAACCACACAATATATAAAAGAAGTCTATTTTTATTTAAATCAGTTTTTTAAAATTTCACTTGGAGAACAACCTTTAGAATCTTTTAATTTTTCGATACAAGAATTTTGTGCAACTTATAAGTTAAATATTTTAACTACCTACAATGCCATAAAAGTTTTAGAAAGAGAAAATGTAATACTATTAGATGAAAATTTCACCAAAAAATCAACTTTAAAATTTACAATTAGCAACGATCAATTATTTAATTATTTAGAAGAATATCCTTCAAAAAATGAATTTATAAAATTAATTTTAAGAAGTTACGGAGGTATTTTTGAACATTATACAATAATAGATGAGTATAAATTATCAAAAAAATTAGGCATTTCAAAAAAAAATGTAATTTCCATTTTAAATGATTTAAACACTAATGGAATTATAAATTACAATTTTGAAAACTCCAATTCGAGATTAACCTTTTTAGTAATTCGAGAAGATAATTATACCATCAATAGCATTTCAAAAAACATAGAAAAACAATACACTTTAAAATACGACAAGTTAAAAGCTACTATAGATTTTATTAAAAACACAAAAACTTGTAGAAATATACAGCTCCTCTCCTATTTTGGTGAAACAATTACAGAACCTTGTGGCAAATGCGATGTTTGTAAATCTAAAAATGCACCTACAGAAACTAACACCGCACTTTTAACTAAAATTATTGAACTTTTAAAAGTTCAAGACTTATCATCACAAGATTTATCAGTAGCACTTAAATGCAACAAAGAGCAACTCTTAAATTCTCTAAAAATACTCTTAGAAAAAAATAAAATTGCCATAACTTCGCAAAATAAATTTAAACTAAAGATTTAA
- a CDS encoding JAB domain-containing protein, producing MQISGYESDCHITQKMKEVSKLMDITVIDHLIVSSSQSFYSFSDEGIL from the coding sequence TTGCAGATCTCGGGGTATGAGTCTGACTGTCATATTACACAGAAAATGAAAGAAGTTTCAAAACTCATGGATATAACAGTTATTGATCACTTGATTGTTTCAAGTTCTCAAAGTTTCTACAGTTTTTCAGATGAAGGAATCTTGTAA
- a CDS encoding AAA family ATPase produces MQQKIVITGGPGTGKSTVINELIARNFLCMPEISRQVTLNARKKGIDQLFLTKPLLFSELLLEGRINQYIEAEKKNTDLVFFDRGVPDVHAYMNYISIDYPKTYITKSNLYRYDTIFLMPPWEEIYISDDERYENFEQALAIHNHLERTYKKLKYPIIEVPTGTVQERTDFILSHLNK; encoded by the coding sequence ATGCAGCAAAAAATTGTGATAACTGGAGGTCCAGGAACAGGTAAATCTACAGTAATAAATGAGTTAATAGCTAGAAATTTTCTTTGCATGCCAGAAATTTCAAGACAAGTTACTCTAAACGCACGTAAAAAAGGTATTGATCAATTATTTTTAACAAAACCACTACTTTTTAGCGAACTATTATTAGAAGGACGTATTAACCAATATATTGAAGCCGAGAAAAAAAACACAGACCTCGTTTTTTTTGACAGAGGTGTTCCAGATGTACACGCTTATATGAATTATATTAGCATAGATTACCCTAAAACATACATTACTAAAAGTAATTTATATAGATACGATACTATTTTTTTAATGCCTCCTTGGGAAGAAATCTATATCTCTGATGACGAACGTTATGAAAATTTTGAACAAGCATTAGCAATTCACAATCATTTAGAACGTACTTATAAAAAATTAAAATACCCAATTATTGAAGTTCCAACCGGAACTGTACAAGAAAGAACCGATTTTATTTTATCTCATTTAAATAAATGA
- a CDS encoding CidA/LrgA family protein, whose protein sequence is MIRQLLIILICLTLGEIIVYFTGIKIPSSIIGMLLLTAGLHFKIVNLKWIQEISDFLLDNMVFFFIPPGVAIMCYLDIISNELIPIVVSILASTILVLLSTSFTHQVLRKIKSNKQTKDK, encoded by the coding sequence ATGATTAGACAATTATTAATTATACTTATTTGCCTTACTTTAGGTGAAATTATAGTCTATTTTACGGGTATTAAAATACCTTCAAGTATTATAGGAATGCTTTTATTAACTGCAGGTCTTCATTTTAAAATTGTAAATCTTAAGTGGATACAAGAAATATCCGATTTTCTTTTAGACAATATGGTATTCTTTTTTATTCCGCCAGGTGTAGCTATAATGTGCTATCTAGATATAATTTCAAACGAATTAATACCAATAGTTGTTTCTATTTTAGCGAGTACAATTTTAGTATTATTAAGCACAAGTTTTACGCATCAAGTATTACGAAAAATAAAATCTAATAAGCAAACAAAAGATAAGTAA
- the fmt gene encoding methionyl-tRNA formyltransferase produces MKDIRIVFMGTPEFAVATLDALVKAKFNVVGVITAPDKPAGRGRKLNESAVKKYALKHQLNILQPTNLKDEAFITELQSLNANLQIVVAFRMLPKVVWQMPEFGTFNLHASLLPNYRGAAPINWAIINGETKTGVTTFFIDEKIDTGNIILQEEVNIDENTILGELHDKLMTIGSGLVVKTVQQIEKGAVKTIKQPEIEEKAAPKIFTETCKINWNNSLTNTYNLIRGLNPYPAAWTTLINNEEKIKVKIFDVTPIFETHTLENGSVLASKNEIKIAAPNGFLKIDSLQLAGKKKMDSRSLLNGYTFQTNSKME; encoded by the coding sequence ATGAAAGATATAAGAATTGTATTTATGGGAACACCTGAATTTGCCGTTGCAACTTTAGATGCCCTTGTAAAAGCTAAGTTTAATGTAGTTGGAGTAATTACTGCACCCGACAAACCAGCAGGAAGAGGAAGAAAATTAAATGAATCTGCCGTTAAAAAATATGCATTAAAACACCAATTAAACATTTTACAACCTACAAATTTAAAAGATGAAGCTTTTATAACAGAATTACAAAGTTTAAATGCTAATTTACAAATTGTAGTTGCTTTTAGAATGTTGCCAAAAGTAGTTTGGCAAATGCCAGAATTTGGTACATTTAATTTACACGCATCATTATTACCAAATTACCGAGGTGCAGCACCTATAAATTGGGCTATAATTAATGGAGAAACTAAAACAGGTGTTACAACATTCTTTATTGATGAAAAAATTGATACCGGAAATATAATCTTACAAGAAGAAGTTAACATAGACGAAAATACTATTTTAGGTGAATTACATGATAAACTAATGACTATTGGAAGCGGTTTAGTTGTTAAAACAGTTCAACAAATAGAAAAAGGTGCTGTTAAAACAATAAAACAACCTGAAATTGAAGAAAAAGCAGCCCCAAAAATATTTACAGAAACCTGTAAAATAAATTGGAACAATTCTTTAACCAATACCTACAATTTAATTAGAGGTTTAAATCCTTATCCAGCAGCTTGGACAACTTTAATAAATAATGAAGAAAAAATAAAAGTCAAAATTTTTGATGTTACTCCAATTTTTGAAACACATACACTAGAAAATGGTAGTGTTCTTGCTTCAAAAAATGAAATTAAAATTGCAGCACCAAATGGATTCTTAAAAATTGACAGTTTACAATTAGCTGGGAAAAAAAAGATGGACAGTAGAAGTTTGTTAAATGGATATACATTTCAAACCAATTCTAAAATGGAATAA
- a CDS encoding DUF493 family protein — protein MDKRTQFYKKLKKKLKKDTTFPSKYLFKFIVPSETVKIDEIESLFNHQGAVITKKTSKTGKFTSVSIHIVMKKADDIILKYQQAEKIEGIISL, from the coding sequence ATGGATAAAAGAACACAATTTTATAAAAAACTAAAAAAGAAATTAAAAAAGGATACTACTTTCCCTAGCAAATACCTTTTTAAATTTATAGTGCCTTCAGAAACTGTAAAAATAGATGAGATTGAAAGTTTATTCAATCATCAAGGGGCTGTAATTACTAAAAAAACTTCAAAAACTGGTAAATTTACAAGTGTTTCTATACATATTGTAATGAAAAAAGCTGATGATATTATTTTAAAATACCAACAGGCAGAAAAAATTGAAGGAATAATATCTTTGTGA
- a CDS encoding HU family DNA-binding protein produces the protein MNKSDLIDAMAADAGISKAAAKAALESLTENVTNALKKGDKVALVGWGTWSISKRAARTGRNPQTGKSIEIAAKNVVKFKAGAGFSDAVN, from the coding sequence ATGAACAAATCAGATTTAATTGATGCAATGGCAGCTGATGCTGGCATCTCAAAAGCAGCAGCAAAAGCAGCATTAGAATCACTTACTGAAAATGTTACAAATGCATTAAAAAAAGGTGATAAAGTTGCATTAGTAGGATGGGGAACTTGGTCTATCTCTAAAAGAGCAGCTAGAACAGGAAGAAATCCTCAAACAGGAAAATCTATTGAAATTGCAGCAAAAAATGTTGTAAAATTTAAAGCAGGAGCTGGTTTCAGTGACGCTGTAAACTAA
- a CDS encoding START-like domain-containing protein: MSAKIKFEIEFPIHASPNMLYQYFGTPSGLSEWFADNVNSRGEIFTFIWDGAEEKAKVLQERPDEKIKFKWLDGEDDKSYFEFRIEVDEITKDVSLIVTDFAEEDEIDESKMFWENQIDELKHTIGA, translated from the coding sequence ATGTCAGCAAAAATAAAATTTGAAATAGAGTTCCCAATTCACGCTTCGCCAAATATGTTATATCAATATTTTGGAACACCTTCAGGGCTTTCTGAATGGTTTGCAGATAATGTAAATTCACGAGGTGAAATATTTACTTTTATATGGGATGGAGCAGAAGAAAAAGCAAAAGTATTACAAGAACGACCAGATGAAAAAATAAAATTCAAATGGCTAGATGGTGAAGATGATAAAAGCTATTTTGAATTTAGGATTGAAGTTGATGAAATAACTAAAGATGTTTCTTTAATAGTTACAGATTTTGCGGAAGAAGATGAAATAGATGAATCTAAAATGTTTTGGGAAAACCAAATAGATGAGTTAAAACATACTATCGGAGCATAG
- a CDS encoding peroxiredoxin-like family protein produces MKKLVLSISMFLIIITTGFAQVAENAEDVTPLKVGDKVPTIKLTSLENIQVSLEDIVKTKPTVLLFYRGGWCPYCNKHLAAVGQSKSEILELGYKIVGISPDSPTELKESISKNELSYDLYSDADGSLIKSMGIAYKAPEKYSNMLLKYSGDKNSGILPVPSLFVIGVDGKILYEYVNPDYKTRMSPEELIKQLKSLK; encoded by the coding sequence ATGAAAAAATTAGTACTATCAATCTCAATGTTTTTAATTATAATAACAACAGGTTTTGCCCAAGTTGCAGAAAATGCAGAAGATGTAACTCCATTAAAAGTTGGTGACAAAGTACCAACTATTAAACTTACTTCTTTAGAAAACATCCAAGTTTCTCTTGAAGACATAGTGAAAACAAAACCTACAGTTCTTTTATTTTATAGAGGTGGATGGTGCCCTTATTGCAACAAACATTTAGCAGCAGTTGGACAATCAAAAAGTGAAATTTTAGAACTTGGTTATAAAATTGTTGGAATAAGTCCAGATTCTCCAACAGAATTAAAAGAATCTATTTCTAAAAACGAATTGAGTTATGACTTATATTCTGATGCAGATGGTTCATTAATTAAAAGTATGGGAATTGCATATAAAGCCCCAGAAAAATACAGTAACATGCTTTTAAAATATTCAGGAGATAAAAACTCAGGTATATTACCAGTCCCTTCATTGTTTGTTATTGGTGTTGATGGAAAAATACTTTATGAGTATGTAAATCCTGATTATAAAACTAGAATGAGTCCTGAAGAATTAATTAAACAATTAAAATCTTTAAAATAA
- a CDS encoding LrgB family protein produces the protein MELISEPYILLTITVALYWFIKYLQNKTNSVLLNPILITIIAVISILKLTGTSYETYQDAGKYIAFFLKPSIVALGVPLYLQLSKIKKQMMPIFISQLVGSIVGIVSGVLFAKWLGASNDVIISIAPKSVTTPLAIDISSAIGGIPSLTASMVVIVGIFGSITGFRILQLFKVKNPISKSLSMGTASHGLGTAEAMAVSQRFGAYSSMGLILNGLFTAIFTPIILKLLGFI, from the coding sequence ATGGAACTAATTTCAGAACCTTATATACTATTAACCATAACAGTTGCTCTTTATTGGTTCATAAAATACCTTCAAAACAAAACAAATTCGGTACTCTTAAACCCTATATTAATAACAATTATTGCTGTTATATCAATCTTAAAATTAACTGGTACTTCTTATGAAACGTATCAAGATGCTGGAAAATATATCGCATTTTTTTTAAAACCTTCTATTGTAGCATTAGGGGTGCCTCTATACCTTCAATTAAGTAAAATAAAAAAACAAATGATGCCTATTTTCATTTCACAATTGGTAGGCTCTATTGTTGGAATTGTTTCTGGGGTGCTTTTTGCTAAATGGTTGGGCGCCTCAAATGATGTAATTATCTCTATAGCTCCAAAATCTGTAACCACTCCCCTAGCCATAGACATTTCTAGTGCCATAGGAGGTATCCCTTCTCTTACGGCTTCTATGGTTGTTATAGTTGGAATCTTCGGATCTATAACTGGCTTTAGAATATTACAACTCTTTAAAGTGAAAAATCCAATATCTAAAAGTCTTTCTATGGGAACAGCAAGCCATGGATTAGGTACAGCGGAAGCCATGGCGGTAAGTCAGCGATTTGGTGCCTATTCTAGCATGGGACTAATTTTAAATGGATTATTTACAGCTATTTTTACACCTATTATTTTAAAATTATTAGGTTTTATATAA
- a CDS encoding YqgE/AlgH family protein, with protein MVDKIPTKGKLLVAEPSILNDKEFNRSVIYLTEHSQDGCIGFIINKPTEYVLHDLIPEIECDFTVYSGGPVDQENLYFIHKVPELIPGSIQIDADFYWGGNFNSLTKLLNEKTINHSDIRFFLGYSGWSLNQLNEEINESTWVITKNKYPNLLTINSDEIWKNQLMAFGGEYQIWANAPKNPTLN; from the coding sequence ATGGTAGATAAAATTCCTACAAAAGGTAAATTATTAGTTGCAGAACCATCCATTCTTAATGATAAAGAATTTAATAGATCTGTAATATATTTAACTGAACATAGCCAAGATGGTTGCATTGGATTTATTATAAATAAACCTACAGAATATGTTTTACACGATTTAATTCCTGAAATTGAATGTGATTTCACTGTGTATAGTGGTGGTCCCGTGGACCAAGAAAACTTATACTTTATTCATAAAGTACCAGAACTAATTCCGGGAAGCATTCAAATAGATGCAGATTTTTATTGGGGTGGTAATTTTAACTCACTAACAAAGCTTCTAAATGAAAAAACCATCAATCATTCTGATATTCGTTTTTTCTTAGGATATTCGGGTTGGTCTCTAAACCAATTAAATGAAGAAATTAATGAATCTACTTGGGTAATAACTAAAAACAAGTACCCCAATTTATTAACTATTAATAGTGATGAAATTTGGAAAAACCAATTAATGGCTTTTGGTGGTGAATATCAAATTTGGGCAAATGCACCAAAAAACCCTACGTTAAACTAA
- a CDS encoding outer membrane protein, whose amino-acid sequence MKKITLLLLLLTSTIAIAQQLYVEGGKTSTSFDYENSQGSSLENLQATSNSYMEVGYRNQLFTENLHLNVGLDYVSYGAIGSDIALGNYMEWNVNYAGLNLGLDYNLFHIKKASVYLKGGMSAGFFVQGTQTFNNNVIDLKNNDDFDTTLISIKAGVGFSHPISENLSFYVQYLYGKSLDMASGDAELKIASNKVGFGLLINLSKKEATGISID is encoded by the coding sequence ATGAAAAAAATTACCTTATTACTTCTGCTATTAACATCAACAATAGCCATTGCACAACAATTATATGTAGAAGGTGGGAAAACATCCACTTCATTCGATTATGAAAACTCACAAGGAAGTAGCCTTGAAAATTTGCAAGCAACTAGCAATAGCTATATGGAAGTTGGTTATAGGAATCAACTATTTACAGAAAACCTACATCTAAATGTAGGATTGGATTATGTAAGTTATGGAGCTATAGGAAGCGATATTGCTTTAGGAAACTATATGGAATGGAATGTGAACTATGCTGGCTTAAACCTTGGTTTAGATTATAACCTATTTCATATTAAAAAAGCAAGTGTATACCTAAAAGGAGGTATGTCTGCAGGATTTTTTGTTCAGGGAACTCAAACATTTAATAACAACGTAATTGATTTAAAAAATAATGATGATTTTGATACCACTTTAATTTCAATAAAGGCTGGGGTAGGATTTTCACATCCAATTTCAGAAAACCTTTCTTTTTATGTACAATATCTGTATGGAAAAAGTTTAGATATGGCTTCAGGTGATGCGGAATTAAAAATTGCAAGTAACAAGGTTGGTTTTGGATTGTTAATTAATCTTTCTAAAAAAGAAGCAACAGGAATAAGTATAGACTAA
- a CDS encoding aminotransferase class IV translates to MINFNGSIFENKTPVFNSKNRAFKYGDALFETIKVTDSKIIFLEDHYFRLMASMRMLRMKIPMSLTMEFFEKEILNTVIANNLEAARVRVTVYRNDGGNYAPISNNCSYLIEASPLNVEVKENYTLDVFKDYFLYSGLLSTIKTTNKITNVLASVFAKENKLDNCVLLNEKKYVVEAINGNIFTVKGTIIKTPPIEEGCVKGIMRKKLIEILSKTNEFTLKEEAISPFELQKADEVFITNAIVGIQPVTNYKKATFKTTVANALALELKKLV, encoded by the coding sequence ATGATAAATTTTAACGGTTCAATTTTTGAAAATAAAACACCTGTATTTAATAGTAAAAATAGAGCTTTTAAATATGGTGATGCACTTTTTGAAACTATAAAAGTAACAGACTCTAAAATTATTTTTTTAGAAGATCATTATTTTAGATTGATGGCTTCAATGAGAATGTTAAGAATGAAAATTCCAATGAGTTTAACAATGGAGTTTTTTGAAAAAGAGATTTTAAATACTGTAATAGCTAATAATTTAGAAGCTGCAAGAGTTAGAGTTACCGTTTATAGAAATGATGGTGGAAATTATGCCCCAATCAGTAATAATTGTAGTTATTTAATTGAAGCTTCACCTTTAAATGTTGAGGTCAAAGAAAACTATACTTTAGATGTTTTTAAAGACTATTTTTTATATTCTGGTTTACTTTCAACTATTAAAACTACCAATAAAATTACCAATGTTTTGGCAAGTGTTTTTGCAAAAGAAAATAAGCTAGATAATTGTGTATTGTTAAATGAAAAAAAGTATGTAGTTGAAGCCATAAATGGAAATATTTTTACCGTAAAAGGTACTATTATTAAAACACCACCTATTGAAGAAGGATGTGTGAAAGGAATAATGAGAAAAAAACTTATTGAAATATTATCTAAGACTAATGAGTTTACTTTAAAAGAAGAAGCTATTTCTCCTTTTGAACTTCAAAAGGCAGATGAGGTTTTTATTACAAATGCTATTGTAGGTATACAGCCTGTAACAAATTATAAGAAGGCTACATTTAAAACAACAGTAGCAAATGCATTGGCACTAGAATTAAAAAAATTAGTTTAA
- a CDS encoding peptidylprolyl isomerase gives MKFNYVLIIVVLYCLNGISQNRETVLFSIDNTDFYTQEFLDNYNKNATLVSDSVNSIENYLDLFINYKLKVKEAKELKLDTLPSYINELNDYKMRLIQPYLKDKKVTNKLVVEAFERLQKEINASHILISLKPDASPKDTLAVYSKLMEARKLITSGSSFSKIAKQYSDDPSAQQNGGNLGFFTALQMVYPFENAAYSTPVNTVSKPFRTQFGYHILQVHEIRPALGAVEVAHIMIKNNDAVAAKSKIDSIYKLVLNNKERFSELASKYSDDRATASNGGKLNKFTYGQMLESFSKEAFKLEHISEISQPFKTEYGWHIVKLLKKYPVPNFEEIKDDLTRKIERDERSNLIGKSVINRLQKKHTILVDTLALNQFKDRNWRNLTNANSVLLTINNKEIRQVEFAKFLKLNLNETVLSAFKKFKEQEVLNYYKETIEFTNKEFAATYNEFKEGLLLFDLLEKKVWEKSKDSASLSNYFIRFKDTKYANKELETNKGVVINDYQNYLEQLWVEALYKKYKVKINKSEKKRLIKLNQKKS, from the coding sequence ATGAAGTTTAATTATGTATTAATTATTGTTGTTTTATACTGTTTAAATGGTATATCTCAAAACAGAGAAACAGTATTGTTTTCTATAGATAATACAGACTTCTACACACAAGAATTTCTTGATAATTATAATAAAAATGCAACTTTAGTTTCAGATTCTGTAAATAGTATTGAAAATTATTTAGATTTATTTATTAATTATAAGTTAAAGGTTAAAGAAGCGAAAGAACTTAAATTAGATACTTTACCTAGTTATATTAATGAGTTGAATGACTATAAAATGCGTTTAATTCAACCGTATTTAAAAGATAAGAAGGTTACTAATAAATTGGTTGTTGAAGCTTTTGAAAGACTTCAAAAAGAAATAAATGCAAGTCATATTTTAATATCTTTAAAGCCAGATGCAAGTCCGAAAGATACCTTAGCAGTTTATTCTAAATTAATGGAAGCTCGTAAATTAATTACAAGTGGATCTTCTTTTTCAAAAATAGCTAAACAGTATTCAGACGATCCTTCAGCACAGCAAAATGGTGGTAATTTAGGTTTTTTTACAGCTTTACAAATGGTATATCCTTTTGAAAATGCTGCTTATTCAACGCCTGTAAATACAGTTTCAAAACCTTTTAGAACACAATTTGGATATCATATTTTGCAAGTGCACGAAATTAGACCTGCTTTAGGAGCGGTTGAAGTTGCACATATTATGATTAAAAACAATGATGCTGTTGCAGCAAAATCTAAAATAGATTCAATTTATAAATTGGTTTTAAATAATAAGGAGCGTTTTTCTGAATTGGCTTCAAAATATTCTGATGATAGAGCAACAGCTTCTAATGGCGGAAAATTAAATAAATTTACCTATGGACAAATGCTTGAATCATTTTCAAAAGAAGCATTTAAATTAGAACATATTTCAGAAATTTCACAACCTTTTAAAACGGAATATGGATGGCATATTGTTAAACTATTAAAAAAATATCCAGTTCCAAATTTTGAAGAAATAAAAGATGATTTAACGCGTAAAATTGAGCGAGATGAACGTTCAAATTTAATTGGGAAATCTGTAATTAATAGGTTACAAAAAAAACATACTATCTTAGTCGATACATTAGCTTTAAACCAATTTAAAGATAGAAATTGGCGAAATTTAACCAATGCAAATAGTGTTTTATTAACAATAAATAATAAGGAAATTAGACAAGTTGAATTTGCGAAATTTTTAAAATTAAATTTAAATGAAACTGTTTTAAGTGCTTTTAAAAAATTTAAAGAACAAGAAGTGCTTAATTATTATAAAGAAACTATAGAATTTACAAATAAAGAGTTTGCGGCTACTTATAATGAATTTAAAGAAGGCTTACTTTTGTTTGATTTACTCGAGAAAAAAGTTTGGGAAAAATCTAAAGATAGTGCCAGCCTTTCAAACTATTTTATAAGATTTAAAGATACTAAATATGCCAATAAAGAGTTAGAAACTAATAAAGGTGTTGTAATAAATGATTATCAAAA